Proteins from one Penicillium digitatum chromosome 2, complete sequence genomic window:
- a CDS encoding Epoxide hydrolase, putative yields MPIDKIQVSGDSRIEYKTATLNGYNYSYILSQPKSGQFKATVFLIHGFPDLSMGWRYQIPMLVDMGFRVVAPDCLGYGRTDAPDDFTAYALKRCAADIKALATHLGETQIILGGHDWGAGLAYRIALWHPELYFLMEDLIRDVTPNFAYQLQFKSGEVEKVVRSKDEIRQFLLALYGGRTEAGESGFDAYKGVLLDKLGELKLSRLLSEEELEFYTNEFVRNGIHGPLNWYRTRDVNFEDELAVLDREIQIPTLFIQALRDQALPPHLAKSMAKQLPRLTLKQVDSSHWALWEKPEEVNTIIGTWLKDQSVANEVSGKL; encoded by the exons ATGCCAATCGACAAGATCCAAGTATCGGGTGACTCCCGCATTGAGTACAAGACCGCTACATTGAACGGCTATAACTACT CCTACATTCTCAGCCAACCTAAATCAGGACAATTCAAAGCTACTGTCTTCCTG ATCCATGGCTTCCCCGATCTCTCCATGGGATGGCGGTATCAGATTCCCATGCTCGTAGACATGGGATTTCGGGTGGTAGCCCCCGACTGCCTTGGATACGGACGGACA GATGCCCCGGACGATTTCACCGCATATGCCCTCAAACGTTGCGCAGCGGACATCAAAGCCCTAGCAACCCATCTAGGCGAAACCCAAATCATCCTAGGTGGACATGATTG GGGTGCAGGACTCGCCTACCGCATTGCCCTCTGGCATCCAGAGCTA TATTTCCTCATGGAAGACCTTATCCGCGACGTGACACCGAACTTCGCGTACCAGCTGCAGTTCAAGAGCGGGGAGGTGGAGAAGGTTGTTCGGTCGAAGGATGAGATCCGTCAGTTTTTGCTCGCGCTGTATGGGGGGCGCACGGAGGCAGGCGAATCTGGGTTTGATGCCTACAAGGGTGTTTTGCTTGATAAGCTTGGCGAGTTGAAACTTTCCAGGTTGTTGAGCGAGGAG GAGTTGGAGTTTTATACGAATGAGTTTGTTCGGAATGGGATTCATGGACCAC TCAACTGGTACCGCACTCGTGATGTGAACTTTGAAGATGAACTTGCTGTTCTCGACCGGGAGATCCAGATTCCTACGCTATTCATCCAGGCGCTGAGGGATCAGGCTTTGCCGCCTCACTTGGCCAAATCTATGGCGAAGCAGCTCCCGCGACTGACTCTGAAGCAGGTTGATTCCTCACACTGGGCTCTGTGGGAGAAGCCTGAGGAAGTCAATACGATCATTGGAACTTGGCTGAAGGACCAGTCTGTTGCCAA
- a CDS encoding Actin monomer binding protein, putative encodes MQSGITVSAELQDAFARFNSDSSTFCLPVTITAENLTPLAPISFSGGPSTNAFFSALPQLSSILQPKTPIYLLLRRPSTGSTAALIALTYIPSNAPVRAKTLFASTRSTLTRELGTEKFASTVFATEEDEILGEDAWRERDGEGPNVISREDMMGEKERELEAVRKAEAEARIGTPGRDIGIGGTFGLGSGSGMRVSIPVDEGAKSALRDLQDGGLVQLTVDIPTEKIVLADSKSGVEPNSVATHISSSSPRYSFYHYPGSDVVIFVYTCPTGSSIKERMLHASSRRNAITVAEQEGLKIEKKIEASSPDEITGDRLQEEVTPARDQGSTRGFARPRRPGR; translated from the exons ATGCAGTCAGGAATTACAG TCTCCGCGGAGCTGCAAGATGCATTCGCCCGCTTCAACTCCGACTCCTCAACCTTCTGTCTGCCGGTAACCATCACAGCAGAGAACCTAACACCGCTGGCCCCAATCTCCTTCTCAGGTGGCCCCTCGACAAATGCTTTCTTTTCAGCCCTTCCCCAGCTGTCTTCCATCCTCCAGCCTAAAACCCCCATCTACCTCCTCCTCCGGCGGCCGTCGACCGGCTCAACCGCTGCACTCATCGCTTTGACCTACATCCCGTCAAATGCACCTGTACGAGCAAAGACACTCTTTGCCTCAACCCGCTCGACCCTGACCCGCGAGCTGGGCACAGAGAAGTTCGCTTCTACCGTCTTTGCtaccgaggaagatgagatcCTGGGCGAGGATGCGTGGCGCGAGCGGGATGGCGAGGGCCCCAATGTTATTTCTCGTGAAGATATGATGGGCGAGAAGGAGAGGGAGCTGGAGGCTGTTCGTAAGGCCGAGGCTGAGGCACGAATTGGTACCCCCGGGAGAGATATTGGCATTGGTGGCACTTTTGGACttggctctggctctgggATGAGAGTTTCTATACCGGTTGATGAGGGCGCTAAGTCTGCTCTAAGGGATCTGCAGGATGGTGGCTTGGTGCAACTT ACCGTTGATATCCCTACGGAGAAGATCGTCTTGGCCGACTCCAAGTCTGGAGTCGAGCCGAACTCTGTTGCCACACACATTTCCTCCTCTTCGCCGCGTTATTCTTTCTATCATTACCCCGGATCCGATGTCGTCATTTTTGTGTACACCTGTCCCACTGGATCTTCGATCAAAGAGCGTATGCTTCACGCCAGCTCGCGGAGAAACGCCATCACCGTTGCTGAGCAGGAGGGACTCAAGATCGAGAAAAAG ATTGAAGCCTCTAGCCCTGACGAGATCACCGGCGATCGTTTGCAAGAGGAAGTCACTCCGGCTCGAGACCAAGGTTCTACGCGAGGATTCGCCAGACCTCGTCGCCCCGGCCGGTAA
- a CDS encoding Pinin/SDK/MemA protein produces MSEGPETLASAVAVPSQDAIQKSLELTAKRRKSSTTEYDTKRRRLSSTDQTSPRCQRRRPSSPPPTTDESVEIKPTRPRGGREEDRKRGQRLFGGLLGTLSQSSSSAAQRRRADIEKKQQEKLKSQDAEYGELKKRRKEQRDEIRRRETPLYEREALQTRHSNMLALAHFHKTQAEPALYYKPWQPRTGDDAVIKQQIEEAEATIAREVAEFEARYPPEAFAPEQPTQVETQPTQAVTKQQAGEEQPQMPEEQQRSDGHPDQPSAPEHEADPTDSKSKETAQGAPDTVGVDINDQTPDLAKTDETTTNVEESATQDHHDAHRDDDGGEVVEDNEDTVIY; encoded by the exons ATGTCTGAAGG CCCAGAGACACTCGCATCAGCAGTGGCTGTGCCCAGCCAGGATGCCATCCAGAAGTCTCTGGAGTTGACTGCTAAGCGACGAAAGTCTTCAACTACTGAATACGACACTAAGCGCCGACGACTCAGCTCTACAGATCAAACTTCCCCGCGCTGTCAGCGGCGTCGACCATCATCCCCTCCGCCTACAACGGATGAGTCTGTAGAGATAAAGCCTACGCGACCGCGTGGGGGTCGAGAGGAGGATCGCAAGCGGGGCCAGCGGTTATTCGGGGGGCTGCTTGGGACTCTCTCGCAGAGCTCAAGTTCCGCTGCACAGAGACGGCGTGCTGATATTGAAAAGAAGCAGCAAGAGAAGTTGAAGTCGCAAGACGCCGAGTACGGTGAATTGAAGAAGCGGCGCAAGGAACAGCGTGATGAAATTCGGAGAAGGGAAACGCCGTTGTATGAGCGAGAAGCG TTGCAAACACGGCATTCGAACATGCTTGCCTTGGCCCATTTCCACAAGACACAGGCAGAGCCGGCTCTG TATTACAAACCATGGCAACCCCGAACTGGCGACGACGCGGTGATAAAACAGCAGAtcgaagaagcagaagcgACTATTGCGCGAGAAGTCGCCGAGTTCGAAGCCCGATATCCACCAGAGGCATTTGCACCCGAACAGCCAACCCAGGTTGAGACACAGCCCACTCAGGCTGTAACAAAACAACAGGCGGGTGAAGAACAACCGCAAATGCCAGAAGAGCAGCAGCGATCAGATGGTCATCCAGACCAGCCATCAGCTCCAGAGCACGAGGCAGATCCGACAGACTCAAAGTCTAAGGAAACGGCTCAGGGTGCTCCGGACACGGTGGGTGTAGACATTAATGACCAAACCCCCGATCTAGCCAAAACGGATGAAACCACCACTAACGTGGAGGAAAGCGCGACTCAAGATCATCATGATGCTCACCGAGATGATGACGGAGGCGAGGTTGTTGAGGATAATGAGGATACTGTGATTTATTAG